Proteins encoded in a region of the Rutidosis leptorrhynchoides isolate AG116_Rl617_1_P2 chromosome 9, CSIRO_AGI_Rlap_v1, whole genome shotgun sequence genome:
- the LOC139867604 gene encoding acid phosphatase 1-like, translating to MKLLLVFLFLTVATATSRSILTGHHLIRSVLPKSDFDDEVVESHCLSWRLSVEINNLRDMNWEVVPEECISYVRDYMTGPQYFYDCFIAVSVAITHAESVELTGDGKDAWILDVDQTILSLIDYYALPTVQYGAIPHNDTMFQEWLAQGVATPNILVRVLYRNLIEMGFKIVFLSESSERLRDARIANLRNAGYNTWEKLILKADSEQGTTEQEYKTKKRTELVREGYRIHGNMGDQWSDLIGDHSGTRTFKLVNPMFYNP from the exons ATGAAATTGTTATTAGTGTTTCTTTTTCTTACAGTAGCAACTGCAACATCACGTTCAATACTGACTGGCCACCATTTAATCCGTAGTGTCCTCCCAAAATCGGATTTTGACGATGAAGTTGTTGAAAGCCATTGTCTGAGCTGGCGATTATCGGTGGAAATCAACAACTTGCGCGATATGAATTGGGAGGTAGTGCCGGAGGAATGCATAAGCTACGTGAGGGATTACATGACTGGCCCACAATATTTTTACGATTGCTTCATTGCTGTATCTGTGGCGATCACGCATGCTGAAAGTGTTGAGCTCACTGGTGATGGGAAGGATGCTTGGATCTTGGATGTTGATCAAACTATCCTTTCTCTTATTGATTATTATGCTCTCCCTACTGTTCAATATGG AGCAATTCCGCATAATGATACAATGTTTCAAGAGTGGTTGGCACAAGGGGTTGCTACACCAAACATTTTGGTGCGTGTATTGTACCGCAACTTGATTGAAATGGGTTTCAAGATTGTGTTTCTTTCGGAATCATCAGAGAGACTACGAGATGCGAGGATTGCTAATTTGAGGAATGCTGGTTACAATACTTGGGAAAAACTTATACTAAA GGCAGATTCAGAGCAAGGGACAACTGAACAAGAGTACAAGACCAAAAAACGGACAGAATTAGTAAGAGAGGGATACAGAATCCACGGAAATATGGGAGATCAATGGAGTGATTTGATTGGTGATCATAGTGGTACTCGTACATTCAAGTTGGTCAATCCTATGTTCTACAATCCTTAA